A window of the Fibrobacter sp. UWB2 genome harbors these coding sequences:
- a CDS encoding PolC-type DNA polymerase III encodes MLKFAVVDLETTGGHGEDNRIMEIGIALMDGSEIVETYHALVDPGKPITPFVRELTGITDEMVSGQPQFGVIAEHVAALLQDRIFVAHNVQFDCKYMTAELKRCCIKFNPARLCTVKLSRRVFPGQPSYSLHKLTESLGLPDFNHHRALDDTLAAAAILRSALEKVGEAGVMKNVVNISVAKKQAFSK; translated from the coding sequence TTGCTAAAATTTGCGGTAGTCGATCTCGAAACGACCGGCGGACATGGTGAAGATAATCGAATAATGGAAATCGGAATCGCCCTGATGGACGGTTCCGAAATTGTTGAAACGTACCACGCGCTTGTAGACCCAGGAAAGCCGATAACGCCGTTTGTGCGAGAGCTTACGGGCATCACCGACGAGATGGTTAGTGGACAACCGCAATTTGGCGTGATTGCTGAGCATGTGGCTGCTTTATTGCAAGACCGCATTTTTGTAGCGCACAACGTTCAGTTCGACTGCAAGTACATGACTGCAGAACTGAAGCGTTGCTGTATTAAGTTTAACCCTGCGAGACTTTGTACGGTAAAGCTTTCGCGGCGTGTGTTCCCGGGGCAACCGAGCTACAGTTTGCACAAACTCACGGAATCGCTAGGGCTCCCTGATTTTAACCATCACCGTGCTTTGGACGATACGCTTGCGGCGGCTGCCATTTTGAGGTCTGCGCTGGAGAAGGTCGGAGAGGCGGGTGTGATGAAGAACGTCGTGAATATTTCCGTCGCCAAGAAACAGGCTTTTAGTAAGTAG
- a CDS encoding DNA topoisomerase III, translating to MATTKTTTKATTKTTTKKTATKTAKAAIEGKTLIIAEKPSVAADLVKVLGAKSFKKETAYYESDTTIVSHAIGHLVGIADPKDIDERYKAWDMKTLPMLPEKFPLVALPTTKAHLSALGKLIKRKDVTTIINACDAGREGELIFYYIVDYILKGNFKGKTFKRLWMQSMTPAAIKDAFEHLRTEEDMVNLRNAALCRSEADWLVGMNGSRGLTAYNSSMGGFQITPCGRVQTPTLAIIVKREEERNRFVPQKFWTIEASFDNSGAGYQGKWFTVDKENNKDRVKQIFDEARAQEILAKCKGKTGSIEETTAPSQQKCGQLYDLTTLQREANNRFGFSAKTTLSIAQSLYEHYKATTYPRTDSRCLPEDYVAPVKATLGKIEGPLAKFAQEALDKNYVKRTPKVFDNSKISDHFAIIPTGVVPKGLSEAEEKIYTMICQRFIAVFFPPAQYLNTTRITTVENETFITEGKILVDPGFKAIYGKESDEESNIPKLNGNTAKTLAIESKEDFTKPPAHYTESTLLSMMESAGKLVEDDELRDAMKERGLGTPATRAAIIEKLVSDKYVVRDGKEMIPTAKAFDLIKVLSAMNCEALTSPELTGEWEYKMDLISKGKESREAFMNGIVEMTKTMVKNIKGFKEESTTDEASFSPVNGKKVFETVSRYTTEDGIVIRKIVGGKHLSESEIVELLTKRKIGPLTGFRSKKGAEFSAGLIINDQNKVEFVFEEKPEEIELGEVIGKSPVDGSDVYETLTGYVSESYVKKEPSGLSLPKILLGKEIPLDDIKKLLAGEKTSLIKGFRSNKTRRLFDAYLTLVKGKLKFNFPPREFKPRRFGAKKKSEE from the coding sequence CAAAGTGCTCGGTGCAAAGTCCTTCAAGAAAGAAACCGCCTATTATGAAAGCGACACGACCATCGTAAGCCATGCGATCGGTCACCTCGTTGGTATCGCCGACCCGAAGGATATTGACGAACGCTACAAGGCATGGGACATGAAGACGCTCCCCATGCTCCCCGAAAAGTTCCCGCTCGTTGCCCTCCCGACCACTAAAGCCCATCTTTCCGCCCTCGGCAAGCTCATCAAGCGCAAGGACGTGACGACGATTATAAACGCGTGCGATGCGGGCCGCGAAGGTGAACTGATTTTCTATTACATCGTGGACTACATCCTCAAGGGGAACTTCAAGGGCAAGACGTTCAAGAGACTTTGGATGCAGAGCATGACGCCTGCCGCCATCAAGGATGCCTTTGAACACCTCCGTACCGAAGAAGACATGGTCAACTTGAGAAACGCCGCCCTCTGCCGTAGCGAAGCCGACTGGCTCGTAGGCATGAACGGCAGCCGTGGCCTCACCGCCTACAACAGCTCTATGGGCGGGTTCCAGATTACGCCGTGCGGACGCGTGCAGACCCCGACGCTTGCCATTATCGTGAAGCGCGAAGAAGAACGCAACCGCTTTGTGCCGCAAAAGTTCTGGACCATTGAAGCCTCGTTCGACAACTCCGGAGCCGGTTACCAAGGCAAGTGGTTCACCGTCGATAAAGAAAACAACAAAGACCGCGTCAAGCAGATTTTTGACGAAGCCCGCGCTCAGGAAATTCTCGCCAAGTGCAAGGGCAAAACAGGCTCCATCGAAGAGACCACAGCCCCGAGCCAGCAGAAGTGCGGCCAGCTCTATGACCTCACCACGCTCCAGCGCGAAGCGAACAACCGCTTTGGATTCAGCGCCAAGACAACGCTTTCCATCGCACAATCGCTTTACGAACATTACAAGGCAACCACATACCCGCGTACCGACAGCCGTTGCTTGCCCGAAGATTACGTCGCTCCGGTGAAAGCCACCCTCGGCAAGATTGAAGGTCCGCTCGCCAAGTTCGCTCAAGAGGCTTTGGACAAGAACTACGTGAAGCGCACGCCGAAGGTCTTTGACAACTCGAAGATTTCGGACCACTTCGCCATCATCCCGACAGGCGTCGTGCCGAAGGGACTCTCCGAAGCCGAAGAAAAAATCTACACGATGATTTGCCAGCGCTTTATCGCGGTGTTCTTCCCGCCAGCGCAGTACTTGAACACGACCCGCATCACAACCGTCGAAAACGAGACCTTCATCACCGAAGGCAAGATTCTCGTGGACCCGGGCTTCAAGGCGATTTACGGCAAGGAATCCGACGAAGAATCGAACATTCCAAAGCTGAACGGCAACACCGCCAAGACGCTTGCAATTGAATCGAAGGAAGACTTTACCAAGCCGCCAGCACACTACACCGAAAGTACGCTTTTGTCGATGATGGAAAGTGCAGGTAAGCTCGTGGAAGACGACGAACTGCGTGACGCCATGAAGGAACGCGGTCTCGGAACGCCTGCCACACGCGCCGCCATCATAGAAAAGCTCGTGAGCGACAAGTACGTTGTCCGCGACGGCAAGGAAATGATCCCGACAGCAAAGGCATTCGACCTCATCAAAGTCCTCTCCGCCATGAACTGCGAAGCCCTCACCAGCCCGGAACTTACCGGCGAATGGGAATACAAGATGGACCTCATCTCGAAGGGCAAGGAATCTCGCGAAGCGTTCATGAACGGCATCGTCGAAATGACAAAGACGATGGTGAAGAACATCAAGGGATTCAAGGAAGAAAGCACGACTGACGAAGCAAGCTTCAGCCCCGTGAACGGCAAGAAAGTTTTCGAAACGGTCAGCCGCTACACCACCGAAGATGGCATCGTCATCCGCAAAATTGTGGGCGGCAAGCACTTGTCCGAAAGTGAAATCGTAGAGCTCTTGACCAAGCGCAAGATTGGACCGCTCACAGGTTTCCGCAGCAAGAAGGGCGCTGAATTTTCAGCAGGCCTCATCATCAATGACCAGAACAAAGTTGAATTTGTCTTTGAAGAAAAGCCCGAAGAAATCGAGCTCGGTGAAGTTATCGGCAAGTCTCCGGTAGACGGCTCCGACGTCTATGAAACGCTCACGGGCTACGTCTCCGAAAGCTACGTGAAGAAGGAACCAAGCGGGCTTTCGCTCCCGAAGATTCTCCTCGGCAAGGAAATTCCGCTTGATGACATCAAGAAATTGCTCGCCGGCGAAAAGACTTCGCTTATCAAGGGATTCCGCAGCAATAAGACTCGCCGCCTGTTCGACGCGTACCTCACGCTCGTGAAGGGCAAGCTCAAGTTCAATTTCCCGCCGCGTGAATTCAAGCCCCGCCGATTCGGAGCGAAGAAAAAGAGTGAAGAGTAA
- a CDS encoding fibro-slime domain-containing protein translates to MDKKTMKNRIKSFKLWVLSCAMLIAGVQSASASLTGCEGTVYLKLPDSWTAAYSAAGGQFVAFSKSTTYTGWYEISSTKIGGTNGATEFFISKALNDYGQQGGITKTTIGANVQFDQGKGFSCADFGTKTNELWIQPDFSDPTKPLVQGEPPDVKYFYVFLPDDKIWKSSDPIIVENGKERKMNIDENCGWYYRRYVNESLPTEVIIRRDDDTELKYAIGMDGEAAYNNGDAATPIDLEGMFDNFKSDATFAGSLFFVADEKKAAALPSDFAGWYVDRPDIHGNCSYSLAAIIYDTDASLHPAFSCYSAGGEGCQTGAQGVDQMTAVTAINACIGVTTGLVESTLDKATKKPKLTTKGKKCFLDDKYFNQMFNYTAGVNELTCFDMPFSRATDGKWEFNSDDYVSPGLKIEVPGGFYPAEATDALKLEEAKAGQTPVPAARTKRWAQGPAYYGAALRAIDPATEMPVLDVYCNGPGWKKGFDCEGVFGDGGETETRIRDDLGLTNADLIIGWDDANSAPEGWPLFLPNSETKATATATSKSSRWESKEGVASGNGGRNQHFCFESHANFRFKPGLKFNFRGDDDIWVFIDNKLAVDLGGTHLAAPGYVDLDTFMPNAKTDSTYDIDIFFCDRRTTMSNVRIKTNMFIEQNTGIEYEGLQNLEQWKLTGDNEFELCFTQSGAGNCAAQVGAANTKACGDAIKAAGHTIAYQFTRNDPTGSAPGSVIVSEEQFADNPVQLEGIIDVTNPGKPVINEKKLMESLSQGTYYLRIRIDTEIATMSWTIKGSVGLTSRNAVVEADGKTGPEIPFVSSAMASDNKTTADGMIRLLVAPIVDPCAGNATCTTPLKLNPSVGDEYSLVSTNTKAIIYKMVNGELVDIGSKTQKIGSSGVDTIYVTVPFTEFELSDVEKVTVYVKQSSLKAELTFFTPKIVFVTSATSLDQPDMTKDLEKMKSEMVDFYILALDQNNNPCTTCSFDLNRGSQTSPGLKIVTTADGSLPRVENGRATITVYSELTYERGGTNGVASLHLTGAAPNLMSALYPNLIFSEPPVPLPKFADIFDVHGAIPASAMNIPSPYFSAQNEYLDGIADSIVIYYGREFHKDSLPGKIAIFWEDDTKDSVLFEGAEIAAGAYCGVAAGASADTLCAPKITLGGKKLSKKVKTDGIGKIKSWATFMARGQVVTKDYSCSIYDRIAPIIIGARATNEVIGGIEYMRLKITFSEKIAKTTEGIAAGNDVFSFYINNSKTPDFAETLPLAVTSSVPDQAADKTVSLLYSKSGVFPQSGDYIHFRSLAGVGLVTDQSDYAAALDAATHRPADDVNFKWNVAPGYDPAGSGRLPSPWALVEGEVKAYAARIVPPAMGGIPKTPSETAALEPFEIFAYDATKTEDDFRNEILAGQGEFANYAFIPHGWFVKSDLGSLIESDTTFVNANKKNVFFDYDLRFFTNLGSHVASLKGRIYCDDDENMARNKKYYFGGAGHNCVENRKNFFIVWNMKSDKNRLVGTGAYISKLNSYVQLDNFGKKNKIEKTEVWGVRHTAKTPGSYPTIKVGQ, encoded by the coding sequence ATGGATAAAAAAACAATGAAGAACAGAATCAAATCCTTTAAATTGTGGGTGTTGAGCTGTGCTATGCTCATTGCCGGTGTTCAAAGTGCATCGGCATCATTGACCGGGTGTGAGGGAACCGTTTATCTAAAGTTGCCTGATAGTTGGACTGCCGCTTATTCTGCTGCCGGTGGCCAGTTTGTGGCTTTTTCAAAGAGTACGACGTATACCGGTTGGTACGAAATTAGCTCTACCAAAATCGGTGGTACGAACGGAGCTACAGAATTCTTTATCTCGAAGGCTCTGAATGACTATGGCCAGCAGGGTGGTATTACCAAGACCACTATTGGCGCCAATGTCCAGTTTGATCAGGGTAAGGGCTTCTCTTGCGCCGATTTCGGTACAAAGACGAACGAACTCTGGATTCAGCCTGATTTCTCGGATCCGACCAAGCCGTTAGTTCAGGGTGAACCGCCTGACGTCAAGTATTTCTATGTGTTCTTGCCGGATGACAAGATTTGGAAGAGCTCCGATCCTATCATTGTCGAAAATGGTAAAGAACGTAAGATGAACATTGACGAAAACTGCGGCTGGTACTACAGACGCTATGTCAATGAATCTCTCCCGACCGAAGTCATTATCCGTCGTGATGATGATACCGAACTCAAGTATGCTATCGGTATGGATGGCGAAGCCGCTTATAACAACGGCGATGCAGCTACTCCGATTGACTTGGAAGGCATGTTTGATAACTTTAAGTCGGATGCAACCTTTGCTGGCTCTCTCTTCTTTGTCGCTGACGAAAAGAAGGCTGCCGCACTTCCGAGTGATTTTGCTGGTTGGTATGTCGACAGACCGGATATTCACGGTAACTGCTCTTACAGCCTCGCTGCTATTATTTACGATACTGACGCTAGCTTGCATCCGGCATTCTCTTGCTACTCTGCCGGTGGTGAAGGTTGCCAGACTGGTGCTCAGGGTGTTGATCAGATGACTGCTGTTACCGCAATTAACGCTTGTATCGGTGTTACGACAGGCCTTGTGGAAAGCACCTTGGATAAGGCTACCAAGAAGCCGAAGCTCACGACGAAGGGTAAAAAGTGCTTCCTTGATGATAAATACTTCAATCAGATGTTCAACTACACCGCTGGTGTGAACGAATTGACTTGCTTTGATATGCCGTTTAGCCGTGCAACAGATGGCAAATGGGAATTCAATTCCGATGACTATGTCAGTCCGGGGCTGAAGATTGAAGTTCCGGGTGGTTTCTACCCGGCAGAAGCTACGGACGCCCTCAAGCTTGAAGAAGCTAAGGCTGGCCAGACTCCGGTTCCGGCTGCCCGTACCAAGCGTTGGGCTCAGGGTCCTGCTTACTATGGTGCCGCTCTCCGCGCCATTGATCCGGCTACGGAAATGCCTGTTCTTGACGTCTATTGCAATGGCCCAGGTTGGAAAAAGGGCTTTGATTGTGAAGGTGTATTTGGTGATGGTGGCGAAACTGAAACCCGCATTCGTGACGACCTGGGACTTACAAATGCTGATCTGATTATTGGTTGGGACGATGCTAATAGCGCTCCTGAAGGTTGGCCTCTTTTCCTCCCCAATTCTGAAACTAAGGCAACTGCAACTGCTACATCTAAGTCTTCACGTTGGGAATCTAAGGAAGGTGTTGCTTCTGGCAATGGTGGCCGTAACCAGCACTTCTGCTTCGAATCTCACGCTAACTTCCGTTTCAAGCCGGGTCTGAAGTTCAACTTCCGCGGTGACGACGACATTTGGGTCTTTATTGATAACAAGCTTGCTGTGGACCTTGGTGGTACTCACCTTGCAGCTCCGGGCTATGTGGACTTGGATACGTTCATGCCGAACGCCAAGACCGACTCTACCTACGATATCGATATCTTCTTCTGCGACCGCCGTACGACGATGAGTAACGTCCGTATCAAGACGAACATGTTCATCGAACAGAATACGGGTATTGAATACGAAGGCTTGCAGAACCTTGAACAGTGGAAGCTCACTGGCGATAACGAATTCGAACTTTGCTTTACCCAGTCCGGTGCCGGTAACTGCGCTGCCCAGGTGGGTGCCGCAAACACAAAGGCCTGCGGTGATGCCATTAAGGCCGCCGGTCATACCATTGCTTACCAGTTCACCAGAAATGATCCGACTGGCTCTGCTCCTGGTTCCGTGATTGTTTCTGAAGAACAATTCGCCGATAATCCGGTTCAGCTCGAAGGCATTATCGACGTGACGAACCCGGGTAAGCCGGTTATCAACGAAAAGAAGTTGATGGAAAGCCTTTCTCAGGGTACGTACTATCTGCGCATTAGGATTGATACCGAAATTGCAACGATGTCCTGGACCATCAAGGGTAGCGTTGGTCTTACTTCTCGTAACGCTGTCGTTGAAGCTGATGGCAAGACTGGTCCGGAAATCCCGTTTGTCTCTAGCGCTATGGCTTCGGACAACAAGACTACTGCTGACGGCATGATTCGCCTCCTCGTCGCTCCGATTGTGGATCCGTGCGCAGGCAATGCAACTTGCACGACTCCGCTCAAGTTGAACCCGTCTGTCGGTGACGAATACTCCTTGGTATCCACTAATACAAAGGCTATCATTTACAAGATGGTCAATGGCGAGCTTGTGGATATCGGTAGCAAGACTCAGAAGATTGGCTCAAGTGGTGTCGATACCATTTACGTCACGGTTCCGTTCACTGAATTCGAACTCAGCGATGTTGAAAAGGTGACTGTCTATGTCAAGCAGAGCTCTCTCAAGGCTGAACTCACCTTCTTCACTCCGAAGATTGTGTTTGTGACCTCCGCGACCTCCTTGGATCAGCCCGATATGACCAAGGACCTCGAAAAGATGAAGAGTGAAATGGTAGACTTCTACATCCTCGCCCTTGACCAGAACAACAATCCGTGCACGACCTGCAGCTTTGATTTGAACCGTGGTTCTCAGACTTCTCCGGGTCTCAAGATTGTTACTACCGCCGATGGCTCTCTCCCGCGTGTCGAAAATGGCCGTGCAACGATTACCGTCTATTCTGAACTCACGTACGAACGTGGTGGTACGAATGGTGTTGCCTCCCTCCACTTGACGGGTGCGGCTCCGAATTTGATGTCTGCCCTCTATCCGAACTTGATCTTTAGCGAACCGCCGGTACCGCTGCCGAAGTTTGCTGATATCTTTGACGTCCATGGTGCGATTCCGGCTTCTGCAATGAATATTCCGAGCCCGTACTTTAGCGCTCAGAACGAATACCTCGATGGTATCGCAGACTCCATTGTCATCTACTACGGTCGTGAATTCCACAAGGACTCCCTCCCGGGTAAGATTGCAATCTTCTGGGAAGATGACACTAAGGATTCTGTGCTCTTTGAAGGTGCCGAAATTGCCGCTGGTGCTTATTGCGGTGTCGCTGCTGGTGCATCTGCTGACACCTTGTGCGCTCCGAAGATCACTCTCGGTGGCAAGAAGCTCTCCAAGAAGGTGAAGACCGATGGTATTGGTAAGATTAAGTCCTGGGCTACATTCATGGCCCGTGGCCAGGTTGTGACGAAGGATTACTCTTGCTCGATTTACGATCGTATTGCTCCGATTATCATCGGTGCTAGAGCAACTAACGAAGTTATCGGTGGTATCGAATATATGCGTCTGAAGATTACATTCTCCGAAAAGATTGCTAAGACGACCGAAGGTATCGCTGCTGGTAACGACGTGTTCTCCTTCTACATCAACAATAGCAAGACTCCTGATTTTGCCGAAACGCTCCCGCTTGCTGTGACATCCTCTGTTCCGGATCAGGCTGCGGATAAGACCGTGTCCTTGCTCTACTCCAAGAGTGGCGTGTTCCCGCAGTCCGGTGACTACATCCACTTCAGAAGTCTCGCCGGTGTCGGCCTTGTGACGGACCAGTCTGATTACGCCGCTGCTCTTGATGCTGCTACCCATCGCCCGGCAGATGACGTTAACTTCAAATGGAACGTTGCTCCTGGCTACGATCCGGCTGGTTCTGGCCGCCTCCCGTCTCCGTGGGCTCTCGTCGAAGGTGAAGTGAAGGCCTACGCTGCTAGAATCGTTCCGCCGGCAATGGGTGGCATCCCGAAGACTCCGAGCGAAACGGCAGCTCTCGAACCGTTCGAAATCTTTGCCTATGACGCAACCAAGACTGAAGATGATTTCAGAAATGAAATCCTCGCTGGTCAGGGTGAATTCGCTAACTACGCATTTATCCCGCACGGTTGGTTTGTCAAGAGCGATTTGGGTTCCTTGATTGAATCTGATACAACATTTGTTAATGCCAACAAGAAGAACGTGTTCTTCGACTACGATCTCCGCTTCTTCACGAACTTGGGCTCTCATGTGGCTAGCCTCAAGGGTCGTATCTACTGCGATGACGACGAAAACATGGCTCGCAACAAAAAGTACTACTTCGGCGGCGCCGGTCACAACTGCGTTGAAAACCGTAAAAACTTCTTCATCGTGTGGAACATGAAGTCTGATAAGAACCGCCTCGTTGGTACGGGTGCTTACATCTCCAAGCTCAATTCCTATGTTCAGCTTGATAACTTCGGTAAGAAGAACAAGATTGAAAAGACTGAAGTTTGGGGTGTCCGCCACACCGCTAAGACTCCGGGTAGCTACCCGACGATTAAGGTTGGTCAGTAA
- a CDS encoding glutamate--tRNA ligase family protein, with translation MSGKIRFAPSPTGYLHEGHLLSALYVWAAAKKWNLKIHLRIEDHDQSRARPAYIAGIREDLAWLGFKYDSESIQSARGQVYEAALQKLKEKSLVYPCYCSRKQLLAENPQSETGEIVYQGKCKNLVILSESEGPSEVLNSNSAPHNLRFIVPNKFIDWHDLRLGDFHENPKLQCGDFPIRDRDNQWTYQFAVCVDDIDEQITHIVRGEDIRNSTARQIALMEALGRTERPVYLHHPLIVDANNKKLSKRELAHSLRQDKEAGITPEMLFGRVCHKAHLTESDAPIALVDAISIIMDQL, from the coding sequence ATGTCCGGAAAAATTCGATTTGCACCAAGCCCCACAGGATACCTTCACGAAGGCCATTTGCTTTCGGCACTTTATGTGTGGGCAGCGGCAAAAAAATGGAACTTAAAGATCCACTTGCGAATCGAAGACCATGATCAAAGTCGCGCACGACCCGCCTATATTGCTGGCATCCGAGAAGATTTGGCTTGGCTTGGGTTTAAATACGATTCCGAGAGCATACAAAGTGCACGCGGACAAGTCTACGAAGCCGCCCTCCAAAAGTTAAAAGAAAAATCGTTAGTTTACCCGTGCTATTGCAGCCGCAAACAGCTCCTCGCCGAAAACCCACAAAGCGAAACCGGTGAAATCGTTTATCAGGGCAAATGCAAAAATCTTGTCATCCTGAGCGAAAGCGAAGGACCCAGTGAAGTCTTGAATAGCAATTCTGCTCCGCATAACCTCCGTTTTATCGTTCCGAATAAATTCATCGATTGGCACGACCTGCGTCTAGGGGACTTTCACGAAAACCCGAAACTCCAATGCGGGGACTTCCCCATCCGCGACCGCGACAACCAATGGACATACCAGTTCGCCGTCTGTGTCGATGACATCGACGAGCAAATCACGCACATTGTCCGGGGCGAGGATATCCGCAATTCCACCGCCCGCCAGATTGCGCTCATGGAAGCGCTAGGCCGCACAGAACGCCCTGTCTACTTGCACCACCCGCTCATCGTCGATGCAAACAACAAGAAGCTTTCCAAGCGCGAACTCGCCCACAGCCTGCGCCAAGACAAAGAAGCCGGCATTACGCCCGAAATGCTTTTTGGCCGCGTCTGCCACAAGGCCCACCTCACAGAAAGCGACGCTCCCATCGCCCTCGTTGACGCGATATCCATAATTATGGATCAACTTTAA
- a CDS encoding glycoside hydrolase family 3 N-terminal domain-containing protein produces the protein MIMVFLTSPQFVIENELGGVLITGKHLRSFNNYKERMDEIDRNLKIPLFTALDQEGGIVNRLASFSDNWRHTPSALEMRRMDTTQIRTLAKKIGRALKDIRINMNLAPVLDPSKDHRGTNSFMEESRRSWGNDTTNAYKIRAFVHGMRDNGVICVSKHFPGYDAWTNSDLQIAISASPKEKIEQNISFFKTLSKDIPVTMMSSVHFLRISSRPAVFDANIVKMARKNSPDMVMLTDDLWGTSLRAWASGKTQISPRKTYPDKDFKRLVTAIIDAGNDILMISYTSKAKDMLNIMMELSDKSSKYKKRIEESAARILKLKYKAGILKL, from the coding sequence ATGATCATGGTGTTCCTCACCTCGCCGCAATTCGTGATCGAAAACGAGCTCGGCGGCGTTCTCATCACAGGCAAGCACCTCCGCAGTTTCAACAATTACAAAGAACGAATGGACGAAATCGACAGGAACTTGAAGATTCCTCTTTTCACGGCACTTGACCAAGAAGGCGGCATCGTCAACCGTTTGGCATCATTTTCCGACAATTGGCGACACACCCCCAGCGCCCTTGAAATGCGCCGTATGGACACCACGCAAATTCGCACACTTGCAAAAAAAATTGGACGCGCACTCAAGGATATCAGAATTAACATGAACTTAGCTCCCGTTTTGGACCCGTCCAAGGACCACCGCGGCACCAATTCATTCATGGAGGAAAGCCGACGCTCGTGGGGCAACGACACGACAAACGCTTACAAAATAAGAGCATTCGTTCACGGCATGCGCGATAACGGCGTCATCTGCGTTTCAAAGCACTTCCCCGGTTATGACGCCTGGACTAACAGCGATTTGCAAATCGCCATCAGCGCCTCGCCCAAGGAAAAAATCGAGCAGAACATAAGCTTTTTCAAGACGCTCTCCAAAGACATACCCGTCACGATGATGTCGAGTGTCCACTTTTTGCGCATCTCTAGCCGTCCCGCCGTCTTTGACGCCAACATCGTCAAGATGGCCCGCAAGAACTCCCCAGACATGGTCATGCTTACCGACGACCTCTGGGGCACCTCGCTTCGCGCCTGGGCCAGCGGCAAAACGCAAATTTCTCCTCGCAAGACCTACCCGGACAAAGACTTCAAGCGCCTCGTCACCGCCATCATTGACGCGGGTAACGACATCCTCATGATTTCTTACACGTCCAAAGCCAAGGACATGCTCAACATCATGATGGAACTTTCAGACAAAAGTTCAAAATACAAGAAGCGCATCGAAGAATCCGCTGCCCGCATCCTAAAGCTGAAATACAAAGCCGGAATTTTGAAGTTATAG
- a CDS encoding SPOR domain-containing protein, translating to MRKILIALSLCAMAWAGSPTDLDSLFRGNEYKPTLSASLRDTTSNSAVPAKVTGKNDKADGFFMLQFEAVGDFDAAQRRKAQLSASTGYTIQVVFDPPFYKLRGGGWTKRKVAEDKARELSAYNINAFVVKLR from the coding sequence ATGCGAAAGATTTTAATTGCACTTTCTTTATGCGCTATGGCTTGGGCCGGATCGCCAACTGATTTGGATTCTCTTTTCCGCGGTAACGAGTACAAGCCGACGCTCAGCGCTTCTCTCCGCGATACGACAAGCAACTCTGCAGTGCCCGCAAAGGTTACGGGCAAGAACGATAAGGCTGATGGATTCTTCATGCTCCAGTTCGAAGCTGTCGGTGATTTTGACGCCGCTCAGCGCCGCAAGGCCCAGCTTTCTGCAAGCACGGGTTACACCATCCAGGTGGTGTTCGATCCTCCGTTCTACAAGCTTCGCGGCGGTGGATGGACAAAGCGCAAGGTCGCCGAAGACAAGGCTCGCGAACTCTCCGCATACAACATCAACGCCTTCGTCGTCAAGCTTCGATAA